The proteins below come from a single Rhodococcus sp. WMMA185 genomic window:
- a CDS encoding pirin family protein, translating into MPAVTTPHVFVHRAGDRLKTRVSWLDSKHSFSFGQHYDPDNTHHGLLLVNNDDTVSAGQGFETHPHKDMEIVTWVLRGSLVHQDSIGHSGVIYPGLAQRMSAGSGIMHSEKNDSWRLGGEQHQEPVRFVQMWVVPDEAGLTPGYEQLEIEDEVLKGGLVVVASGMTEYQNDSAIRINNKHAALHVARIFPGKPAVLPEAPFLHVFVARGTAEMEGVGTLYEGDAVRASASGGQRISSDSGAEVLVWEMHARIGG; encoded by the coding sequence ATGCCGGCAGTCACCACGCCTCACGTGTTCGTTCACCGCGCTGGTGATCGGCTGAAGACCAGGGTGTCCTGGCTGGACTCGAAGCATTCGTTCTCCTTCGGCCAACACTACGACCCGGACAATACCCACCATGGGCTTCTACTGGTGAACAATGACGACACCGTGTCGGCGGGCCAAGGATTCGAGACTCACCCACACAAGGACATGGAGATCGTGACGTGGGTGTTGCGTGGCTCGCTCGTCCATCAGGATTCGATCGGCCACTCCGGCGTCATCTATCCCGGACTTGCGCAGCGGATGAGCGCGGGCAGCGGCATCATGCATTCCGAGAAGAACGACAGCTGGCGACTCGGGGGTGAACAGCATCAGGAGCCGGTCCGTTTCGTGCAGATGTGGGTAGTGCCCGACGAGGCCGGTCTCACCCCGGGCTACGAGCAACTCGAGATCGAGGACGAGGTCCTCAAAGGTGGTCTCGTTGTAGTGGCGTCCGGAATGACTGAATACCAAAATGATTCGGCGATTCGGATCAACAACAAGCACGCCGCCCTACATGTCGCGAGGATCTTCCCCGGCAAACCAGCGGTCCTGCCGGAGGCACCCTTCCTGCACGTCTTCGTTGCCAGGGGCACTGCTGAGATGGAAGGCGTCGGAACACTGTACGAAGGTGATGCCGTCCGTGCCAGCGCTTCGGGAGGCCAGCGGATCTCATCCGATTCCGGCGCCGAAGTTCTCGTCTGGGAGATGCATGCCCGTATCGGGGGGTGA
- a CDS encoding DUF6131 family protein, whose amino-acid sequence MIILGIILFVIGLPLQIPLFTTLGIILLVIGLVMALLGVMGRAVGGRKRWH is encoded by the coding sequence GTGATCATTCTCGGAATCATCCTGTTCGTCATCGGTCTCCCCTTGCAGATCCCACTCTTCACGACACTCGGAATCATTCTTCTCGTGATCGGTCTCGTGATGGCGCTACTGGGCGTGATGGGCCGCGCCGTCGGTGGCCGAAAGCGGTGGCATTAG
- a CDS encoding alpha/beta hydrolase family protein, with protein MSELLEHDGVRGHLHRPTGDTVAGLALTHGAGSDCNTKLLTAVTEGFVDRGVTVLRFDLPFRQARASGPPHPSKAAADRDGIAAAVAVMRELVTAPVWAGGHSYGGRQASMLAAEQPELIDALLLLSYPLHPPAKPEKLRTEHLPGLHTPSVLVHGSKDPFATTDEMRASLELIPAKTTLVELDGARHDLSPDKFPVVEYAVAAMLDLL; from the coding sequence ATGAGCGAGCTGCTGGAACATGACGGTGTACGCGGACACCTCCATCGCCCGACGGGTGACACGGTGGCCGGCCTTGCGCTCACGCACGGTGCTGGAAGTGATTGCAACACAAAGCTTCTTACAGCGGTGACCGAGGGGTTCGTGGATCGCGGGGTGACGGTCCTGCGGTTCGACCTTCCGTTCCGGCAGGCTCGTGCGTCCGGTCCCCCGCACCCGTCGAAGGCGGCGGCGGACCGTGACGGCATCGCCGCAGCGGTGGCCGTCATGCGGGAGTTGGTGACGGCGCCGGTGTGGGCGGGCGGGCACTCGTACGGCGGTAGGCAGGCGTCGATGCTCGCCGCCGAACAGCCCGAACTCATCGACGCTCTATTGCTGCTGTCGTATCCGCTGCATCCACCGGCCAAGCCGGAGAAACTCCGCACCGAGCACCTACCCGGTCTGCACACCCCGTCCGTGCTGGTACACGGGTCGAAGGACCCGTTCGCCACCACCGACGAGATGCGGGCGTCGCTCGAATTGATTCCGGCAAAGACCACACTCGTCGAGCTCGACGGCGCTCGCCACGATCTGTCGCCCGACAAGTTCCCGGTGGTCGAGTACGCGGTTGCGGCGATGCTGGACCTCCTCTAG